The window ATTGATTGATGGCCCCATGCGCTGCTGGCGTAAAGGGGATATCCATTTCGGGGAAATCTCGCTACATTTTTAAGTATTCCTTTAACGCATCGCTACAATACAACTTTTTTCCTTTCGTTTTTAGCGACTCAACATTCTGATTCTCTACGAAAGCGGCAATATTGATAAATTCTTCCTTTGGGATGACATCAAGGCAACTATCTTGATAGTCGCTCATAATTCTTTTTGAAATATTGCCTTTTACTTTGCATGCGTCCTCTATAAACATCGAATACCTAAAGCTCATAGCCTTAACCAAGCAATTATTCTGCCCTGAACTCATTGTTTCTGCTGAAGCCGTTACTGCCGTAACCATCAATAAGCTTGCAATAAAACGCCTTAACATGATTTTCTCCTTATTAAAACGACACGGGGCATGAAATTGAAAAAGTAATATTGCCGCAATGGGGTTCTTTAGTTATTGCGACAACATGGTTTCTTGCCCGTTTATTATTCTGGCCATTCCAAGTGTCTTAATTCCATGAGTGCGTCAATCGGTGCTGATTTGCGGCGCACATCCGTGGCTATGCATGACCACCATCCCATGGCATTGGCTTGAGAGTGCCAGCCAAGTACAGCGGATGTGCAGGCTCTCCGGTCTTGTTGAGCTTCAAATAATGAAGGTTGGGCAGCAGCTTCCTGATCGCTTCGCTACGACCGAGATACGCTCCCTCGTTCCCCCATGCTGCAATCACGATTGCCGCCGACTCCGACAGGGCCAGAAGATGCGGATCGTTTTCTGCTCCAATTGGGTCGGAGTGTCGTTGCAGTGCCGATCTGTCCGTTGACATCAACGCGAAAAGATTGCCCATGTACATTCCGCCGTAATCCCAAGCTCGTGCGTAGCTCACGCACTTGGCAACCGTAGGGTCATCGCAGGTCTCGTCAGCGGTTGATGGATTCAATCCAACAAACAAGGCAATGGGACGACTGGCATCCCAGATACGCCAGAGCCTGTAGCGATACGAGCGGTCCGGCGAAAAGACTGCACCCTTCTCCGTGGTCACCATGCCTCCTAGCTAAGTCAATATGACAAGCATTGTGGAATATATTCCGTGGATTGTAAATCCCTTCGTGACGATCCTTCGCCGGATGGAACTGGCGTTCGATTCGGCAAGGGCAACATTGGCGGCAAACATCAGGCGGTTGCGGCAGGAGGTCGGTTTGTCGCAGGAAGGGCTTGCCTTGGCGGCGGAGGTGGATCGATCCTACGTTTCGCAAATCGAGCGCGAAATCGGCAACCCCTCCTTGCTGATTCTTTGCCGGCTGGCCGGTGTGCTGGGGGTCGAGGTGGTGACCTTATTGCAGGCACACCGCCTATAATCCACTCGTGTCTGAGCTGGAGGACTTCATGAATACGCTTGCACTTTCGGCGCATCTGTCGCGCCGCATCGAGAAGCTCGCACAGGCTGCCGGGCGTACGCCGGCCAGCATGCTGAGGTTCGTCATCCGGGACGGGCTGGAGTACTGCGAGTACGCAGTCAAGGCAGTCAATCAGGGGCTGGCCGATATCGAGGCCGGCAAGATTCAATCCGGGGAACAAGTCCGCGGGCATTTCGAGAAGCGCCGAGCAGCCCGACGTGCCCTCCAGGCGGCTTGATTTCACCGCCCGCGCAAGGCGGGACGTCGAGGCTATCGAAGCCTACTACCTCGAGAACGCGAGCGAGGCGGTCGCGGACCGCGCCGTTGATGCCATCCTGAGCCAAGCGGAAAAAATGGCCGCACTGGGTCTGGCGTTCCGGCCGGGCATTCGAGAGGGAACGCGTGAATGCGTCATGCAGCAGTTCCCATACACGCTTGTCTACGTTGCAAAAAACCGAGAGATCAAAATCGTCCGCGTTCTGCACCAGCGTTCGGAATACTTCAACCGGCGCGGCTGATTTGAGCAAATCTTGAATACGAAGGACTTCATCCTCCTTTCGCTGCGTGCGCTGACAGCCCATCGGCTGCGCAGCTTCCTCACGCTGCTGGGTATTGCGGTGGGCATCGCGGCCGTGATCCTGCTTACCAGCATCGGCGAGGGCGTGCATCGCTTCGTGCTTTCGGAATTCACCCAGTTCGGCTCGAACGGCATCGAGATCGCGCCGGGCAGGACGGTGGCCAGCGGCGGCCCCGGGGGCTTGCAGACCACCGTGCGCCTGCTGACGCTGGACGACGCGCGCGCCCTGGAAAGGGTGCCGGACGTGCTGGCGGTGACGCCCGTCGTCTGGGGCAATTCTGAGGTGAATGCCAACGGCCGGCTGCGGCGGACCTCGGTGTACGGCACCGGGCCGCACATGGACCGGGTCTTCGCCATGAAGGTGCGCACGGGCCGCTTCCTGCCGGCCGAGGAAATGGAGCACGCGCGCCCCTTCGCGGTGCTGGGCCCCAAGGTCAGGGAGGAGCTGTTCGGCGCCGGGCCCGCGCT is drawn from Candidatus Nitricoxidivorans perseverans and contains these coding sequences:
- a CDS encoding type II toxin-antitoxin system RelE/ParE family toxin, which codes for MPSRRLDFTARARRDVEAIEAYYLENASEAVADRAVDAILSQAEKMAALGLAFRPGIREGTRECVMQQFPYTLVYVAKNREIKIVRVLHQRSEYFNRRG
- a CDS encoding helix-turn-helix domain-containing protein yields the protein MTSIVEYIPWIVNPFVTILRRMELAFDSARATLAANIRRLRQEVGLSQEGLALAAEVDRSYVSQIEREIGNPSLLILCRLAGVLGVEVVTLLQAHRL
- a CDS encoding DUF1643 domain-containing protein, with the protein product MVTTEKGAVFSPDRSYRYRLWRIWDASRPIALFVGLNPSTADETCDDPTVAKCVSYARAWDYGGMYMGNLFALMSTDRSALQRHSDPIGAENDPHLLALSESAAIVIAAWGNEGAYLGRSEAIRKLLPNLHYLKLNKTGEPAHPLYLAGTLKPMPWDGGHA